In Planctobacterium marinum, the DNA window GATTATGGGCAATCTCACCTGGATGAAGCGATGTCTCATCATGATTATTATCTGCAAGCTTTACTTTATTCGGTTGCTTTGCATCGCTACCTTAAAAACAAACTGGCTGGGTATGACCCTGAGCAGCACTTGGGCGGCGCGCAATATCTTTTTTTAAGGGGAATGAGCGCTGTAGCTCCAGGCAACGGGGTGTTAACTGTTTCGCCACCGATTGATTTGATCTACAAGCTGGATACGCTGTTTAGCGGCAAACAGGAGGCGGCTGCATGACTGTAGATAATAAGTCCTTGCTTAGCAATTCCGTACCAGGCACAGCAATGACGCGTCGCTATAGCCAAAATAAAATAGCGACAAGCGCAACAAATACTGAGCTGCGGGAAGTGCTGGATAGCTTGCTGCAGCATCAAAAAATCCGAGAGATAGATCGCAGTTTTGCCGTGTTTGCCGCGCAGCAAAGTAACTTACAGGATAATCAAGAGAGCCTGTTAATAGCCATGACAGCGGCACTGTTAAGTGAGCAACTGGGGCAGCAACACGTTTGCCTTGAACTGAGCACCATCAAACAACCTTTTGCGCCGATTTATCGATTCCCTGATAGCGCCCAAATTGCGGCGCTTTTTAGCCGTGCTGAAGTGGCAGAGACTGGTTTGTTTCAACTGTCGCAAGCGCGCTTGTACTTAAGTCGATATTACCATTATGAGCAGGATATCGTGGCAAAGCTTAATGGACTCTCGGCGACACAATTCCCGGAAACGGCTATTAAAGACTGCATGGATAAACTCTATGGAAAGCCATCAAACGATGCTGAACCTGACTGGCAGAAAACCGCCGTGGCGCTGGCTTGTTTAAAGAGTGTTGCTGTGATCGCCGGCGGGCCGGGCACCGGTAAAACCACCACGGTTGTACGAATTTTATGGGCGCTAAGCCAGTTGTCTCAGGCACAAGGACAACATAAGCCGATAATTAAAATGGTGGCACCCACCGGAAAAGCCGCAGCGCGGCTGAGTGAATCTGTCAGCGGCGCGGTTTCAAAATTGCCATCGCAAGATGATAATTTGCCGCTTGAATGTAGCACCATACATCGCTTGCTAGGAGCACGTCCTGGTTCGGTATTTTTCCGCCACAATGCTGAGCACAAACTCAACATTGATGTCCTGGTGGTGGATGAAGCTTCCATGATTGATATGCCATTGTTGGCGAAACTTCTGGCGGCGTTACCACAACACTGCCGTTTGATACTGTTAGGCGACAGCCACCAGTTGGCATCGGTGGAAGTAGGCTCAGTATTTTCTGATATATGCAGCTTAAAACGCGGTGAAAATCAGTTTAACCCGCAACTGCAACAGCTGTTAAGCCATTTGAGTCAGCAACCGGCTCTGGCTGAGAAGCGTTATGCATTGTCAGCAATGCACACCCGTCAGGGGTTTATTGACAACATTATTTATCTGCAAAAAAGCTGGCGTTTTGATGCCAATAGCGGAGTAGGGAAACTGGCGCAAGCTATCAATGCCGGTGACGTTGCTCAAACTATGCAAGTGTTAACGGCAAGCCGAGATGATATTGAATGGCATGCCTCAGCTGCCTTGGCGGAATTTATTAGGGCTATTTTGCCTCACTTTGAAACCTTTCATGAGGTTGTCGCCGCCGGAAACGTAGCCGGGGCATTTGAGGTGTTATCTCGCTGTCAGGTGTTGGCAGTGCAGCGCAGTGGCAAGTGGGGCACGCTCAATCTAAACAAACAAATCCAACGGGTCCTGTTAAGAGCTGACAAAATCAAAGGGGAGGCAGAGTTTTACGCCGGGCGACCCATTATGATCACCAGCAATGATTACCAGAATCGCCTGTTTAACGGGGATATCGGCATTGTCATGAGTGCGGCTGGTGAGGATGGGTTGTTGAAGGTGTGGTTTGCTGACACAGAACAGGGCTATCGCAGCTTATTGCCGGCACAATTACCCGCCCACGAAACACTTTATGCCATGACCACCCATAAAAGTCAGGGCTCTGAGTTTGACAAAGTGCTAATGTGTTTACCAGAATCCGTACCCGGAGTGCCTGCCAGAGTGAATCGCGAACTGCTCTATACTGGTGTTACCCGAGCGAAAAAAGAGTTTGTATTGTTTGCCGATGAACAAGCGGTGCGAAATGCTGTGAGTTTGCAATGCCTGCGGGCATCAGGTTTGGCAAAAGCATTAACTGGAGGTGCTCAATGAACGGAAAGCAGCACATAACAGGCTACAACAAGCGTTTTTCTGTTTCATCATTGCTAAGAGGCTTGTTGTTGTGCGCCTGTGTCTTAATGCTTCCTGCAAAAGCAGAAGTAAAACGTTCCGAGGAAGTTCACTATTACTCAGTGCAGTTGCAAGACGGGCAGTCACTGAAAGGGGCGCTTAAAGGTGTTACCCCCATTCGTAAAAACAATCGCCATTGGTATGGTAAAACCCAATGGAGCATTAATCCGTTATATCGATTTCGTCAATTGTCAGGCTCTTGTTACGTGAGCCAGCATTTAGTGGAGTTGAATATTGTTATGACCTTGCCTGAATTGTTGCCCCAGTCGCAAGCGTCTGAGGCGCAAATACAACAGTTTAATCGCTTCTATGAGGCGCTACTGGTGCACGAAGAGGGGCACAAGGCTTTAGGAGTGAAAGCGGCTAATGAGGTGGATGAGTATTTAGGTATGCCTAATATTTCAGAAACCTGTGAGACGTTACAAATTCGGGTGAACGAAGAGATCAGTGCCCTCATCCAAAAATATAAGCAGCTGAACGAACAATATGATGTAGAAACCCAACATGGCAAGACCCAGGGGGCGGTTGTTTCCCATTAGTGCAAACTCTGCTGATTATTTGTTTTTAACGAATCTCTTACCGAAGGCAACAGGCGGCGACTGACAGG includes these proteins:
- the recD gene encoding exodeoxyribonuclease V subunit alpha, which produces MTVDNKSLLSNSVPGTAMTRRYSQNKIATSATNTELREVLDSLLQHQKIREIDRSFAVFAAQQSNLQDNQESLLIAMTAALLSEQLGQQHVCLELSTIKQPFAPIYRFPDSAQIAALFSRAEVAETGLFQLSQARLYLSRYYHYEQDIVAKLNGLSATQFPETAIKDCMDKLYGKPSNDAEPDWQKTAVALACLKSVAVIAGGPGTGKTTTVVRILWALSQLSQAQGQHKPIIKMVAPTGKAAARLSESVSGAVSKLPSQDDNLPLECSTIHRLLGARPGSVFFRHNAEHKLNIDVLVVDEASMIDMPLLAKLLAALPQHCRLILLGDSHQLASVEVGSVFSDICSLKRGENQFNPQLQQLLSHLSQQPALAEKRYALSAMHTRQGFIDNIIYLQKSWRFDANSGVGKLAQAINAGDVAQTMQVLTASRDDIEWHASAALAEFIRAILPHFETFHEVVAAGNVAGAFEVLSRCQVLAVQRSGKWGTLNLNKQIQRVLLRADKIKGEAEFYAGRPIMITSNDYQNRLFNGDIGIVMSAAGEDGLLKVWFADTEQGYRSLLPAQLPAHETLYAMTTHKSQGSEFDKVLMCLPESVPGVPARVNRELLYTGVTRAKKEFVLFADEQAVRNAVSLQCLRASGLAKALTGGAQ
- a CDS encoding DUF922 domain-containing protein, which encodes MNGKQHITGYNKRFSVSSLLRGLLLCACVLMLPAKAEVKRSEEVHYYSVQLQDGQSLKGALKGVTPIRKNNRHWYGKTQWSINPLYRFRQLSGSCYVSQHLVELNIVMTLPELLPQSQASEAQIQQFNRFYEALLVHEEGHKALGVKAANEVDEYLGMPNISETCETLQIRVNEEISALIQKYKQLNEQYDVETQHGKTQGAVVSH